The following is a genomic window from Bacteroidia bacterium.
AGGTCGAATTTCACTTCCCCGCAATACCGGCTTATCGAGTCGCAGCGACCTGACGCTTCTCTGAATCCTCCGGATAATCCATCCCGGCTCCGTCATCGAACCCATTTCTCTCTATCGCGTGCATGTCGCAACGTACGTCCATACCAAAGCGAAAGGATACGCGCAAAGGGCGATGCGCCATGGAGCGAACGCGCCGGCGGCGGGACCGGTGACCGTGCGCAGGCGCGTCGCCGCCCGCTTCCCCGCCGCATGTGCGACGATGCGGGGTGCGCTACGACGGCTCGTTTCCCGCGGACGTCACTTGCGGGTATGCGGCCGATCGGGTGCCAATACGGAGGCGAGACAGTCATGGCACGGGGACTGTCATGGTGGCGCCTGTTACGGCAGGGGACGGCAAAATATGTTGCACAGCGGCGGAGTGCTGCGTAACTTGTTAAGTTTAGCATGAAACACGGCAAAATACATAGCATCGCCGTCTTCGGAGCGACAGGATCCATAGGGCAGAGCACCCTGGAGGTGGCACGACGTCATCCGGATATTTTTGACGTGCGCTATCTGTCCGGCAATCGCAATGTACCGCTGCTTTGCGAGATGGTGCGTGCGTTTCGTCCTGCGGCCACCGCTGTGGTGGATGCCGTCGCGTACCGTGAGGTGCAGGCAAACGTCGGACATCTCACCGAGGTTCTTGGGGGCGAGGAAGCGCTGGTGGAACTGGCCGCCCGTACGGACTACGACATCATGGTCAGCAGTCTGGTTGGCTCCGCCGGCCTGCTCCCCACCGTCACCGCGATACAGGGCGGGAAGCGCATTGCGCTGGCCAACAAGGAGACTCTGGTGGTTGCCGGCGAATACATCACCGCGCTCACACGCGCACATGGTGTTGACCTGCTGCCCATCGACAGCGAGCACAGCGCCATTATGCAATGCATTGTCGGTGAGCCCGCGCACAGCGTGTCGCGCATCATCCTCACCGCCAGCGGCGGTCCCTTCCGCGGCTGGGAAGCCGGACAACTCGACGCCGTCACTCCAGCCCAGGCGCTGCGGCATCCCAACTGGAGCATGGGTAACAAGATCACCATTGATTCCGCCACATTGATGAACAAGGGGCTTGAGGTGATTGAAGCCCATTGGCTTTTCGGAAAGCAGGTCTCGGACATATCCGTCGTTGTGCACCCGCAATCCATCATTCATTCGCTGGTGGAATTCTCCGATGGCTCGGTCAAGGCCCAACTTGGGGTTCCGGACATGAAGCTGCCGATTCTCTACGCATTGACTTACCCCGAAAGAATCCCGAGCACGCACGAGCGCCTCGACCTCGCCGCCATCGGTTCCCTCACCTTCGAGCAGCCGGATACAGATTCCTTCCCCTGCCTTCGGCTCGCCTACGAAGCGCTCGATCGCGGCGGAACGGCACCCGCTATTCTGAATGCGGCGAACGAAGTCGCGGTAGCCGCGTTTCTGGCAGGGACATTGAACTTCCGCGGGATTCCGGCGGTTATTGAAGAGTGTCTCGGGCTCCTCCCGATTTCCGGCGCGGAGCGTCTCGATGAC
Proteins encoded in this region:
- a CDS encoding 1-deoxy-D-xylulose-5-phosphate reductoisomerase; the protein is MKHGKIHSIAVFGATGSIGQSTLEVARRHPDIFDVRYLSGNRNVPLLCEMVRAFRPAATAVVDAVAYREVQANVGHLTEVLGGEEALVELAARTDYDIMVSSLVGSAGLLPTVTAIQGGKRIALANKETLVVAGEYITALTRAHGVDLLPIDSEHSAIMQCIVGEPAHSVSRIILTASGGPFRGWEAGQLDAVTPAQALRHPNWSMGNKITIDSATLMNKGLEVIEAHWLFGKQVSDISVVVHPQSIIHSLVEFSDGSVKAQLGVPDMKLPILYALTYPERIPSTHERLDLAAIGSLTFEQPDTDSFPCLRLAYEALDRGGTAPAILNAANEVAVAAFLAGTLNFRGIPAVIEECLGLLPISGAERLDDILAADTRARETASRIIASHRAFQTAR